One Aquarana catesbeiana isolate 2022-GZ linkage group LG04, ASM4218655v1, whole genome shotgun sequence genomic region harbors:
- the TSC22D2 gene encoding TSC22 domain family protein 2 isoform X3, with protein sequence MSKMPAKKKSCFQITSVTTAQTASSITEDTESLDDPDESRTEDVSSEIFDVSRATDYGPEEVVERSSSEETLNNVGGEVDTPGTMSPNMPHEAPLTRSGPPPPSQASPAAPQACSSRFRVIKLDHSSGEPYRRGRWTCTEYYDKDSDGSTLISRHTGGTTYEHSAPDRDSGLGGSVAVVSSVHHDFGVDTTLTAVSQILQPDKINQPWQQPIQGTAQQPMHPATVSSQPMMVPPPGQTYLPNLGPGAPQNVSLAQPGTQQTNVSISQAQQFPYSQPGMVMTPQASGQAEYGQNRTVIQSQGTTQKAATSLIAGTGAPSSLPGQHLPAPLLGLHSKPNDSASQGSGLGTHQVHMQQAGGGVAQATLSSMGAVPQQSISQQQASGSSILGSHHAMTPGVQNVPVAVPSTGVSGLSSSVSTIPVTMPIAPATFVQSSLSSHASVSRSNSLIPTVGLPVQGTANVNMSLPQSNVSQFQTQPLAGQIDDRRKSEPLPQPSIPLISEKSFVKVPIMDTLTNPLHLPVFGLPIPVDGEDDSLLDLQYFYFALEDPGTGL encoded by the coding sequence CCAGCAGCATCACCGAGGACACCGAGAGCCTGGACGACCCTGACGAGTCCCGCACCGAGGACGTCTCCTCAGAGATCTTCGATGTGTCCCGGGCCACCGACTACGGGCCTGAGGAGGTGGTGGAGAGGAGCTCGTCTGAGGAGACCCTGAACAACGTGGGGGGAGAGGTCGATACCCCCGGGACTATGTCCCCCAACATGCCGCATGAGGCGCCCCTTACCCGGAGCGGccctcctcctcccagccaggcctcACCGGCGGCGCCTCAGGCTTGCAGCTCCCGCTTCCGGGTCATCAAACTTGACCACAGCTCCGGGGAGCCGTACCGGAGGGGGCGCTGGACCTGCACGGAGTACTACGACAAGGACTCGGATGGCAGCACTTTAATCTCCCGGCACACGGGGGGCACTACCTACGAGCACTCGGCTCCGGACAGGGACAGCGGCCTGGGGGGATCGGTGGCGGTTGTGTCCTCTGTACACCATGACTTTGGAGTGGACACCACGCTGACTGCTGTGTCACAGATACTACAACCGGATAAGATCAACCAACCCTGGCAGCAACCCATACAGGGTACTGCTCAGCAGCCCATGCACCCTGCTACAGTCAGCTCCCAACCTATGATGGTGCCACCACCAGGACAGACTTACCTACCAAACCTGGGCCCAGGTGCCCCCCAGAATGTCTCCCTAGCTCAACCCGGCACTCAACAGACCAACGTGTCCATCAGCCAGGCTCAGCAGTTCCCTTACTCCCAGCCGGGGATGGTGATGACCCCCCAGGCCTCCGGCCAAGCAGAGTACGGCCAAAACCGAACAGTAATACAGTCGCAAGGAACAACCCAAAAAGCTGCAACCTCCCTGATTGCAGGTACTGGGGCTCCATCCAGTCTTCCGGGCCAGCACTTGCCAGCGCCGCTTCTGGGCCTTCATTCGAAACCCAATGACTCGGCCAGTCAAGGCTCAGGGCTTGGGACCCATCAGGTTCATATGCAAcaagcagggggaggcgtggcgcAGGCAACCTTGTCCTCCATGGGTGCAGTGCCGCAGCAGTCTATATCTCAGCAGCAAGCGAGTGGGAGTAGCATATTAGGCAGCCACCATGCCATGACCCCTGGAGTGCAGAACGTCCCCGTGGCTGTGCCTAGTACAGGGGTTTCTGGACTATCAAGTAGTGTGTCTACTATTCCTGTTACTATGCCAATAGCTCCTGCTACTTTTGTACAGTCCTCCTTGAGTAGCCATGCATCTGTCAGTAGGAGTAACAGCCTAATACCAACAGTTGGGCTTCCAGTGCAAGGTACAGCAAATGTAAATATGAGTCTGCCACAGTCAAACGTTAGTCAGTTTCAGACTCAGCCATTGGCCGGTCAGATTGATGACCGAAGAAAATCGGAACCTCTACCTCAGCCATCAATACCCCTGATTTCTGAGAAGTCTTTTGTGAAGGTTCCTATCATGGACACTCTAACTAACCCTCTTCATTTACCCGTTTTTGGTTTACCTATTCCTGTTGATGGTGAGGATGACAG